Proteins found in one Flavobacterium channae genomic segment:
- the tyrS gene encoding tyrosine--tRNA ligase: MKNFIEEVTWRGMLHDVMPGTEEHLMEQMRVAYVGIDPTADSLHIGHLVGVMLLKHFQLSGHKPLALVGGATGMIGDPSGKSNERNLLDEATLRHNQEAIKAQLSRFLDFTSAEANAAELVNNYDWMKEFSFLDFIRDVGKHITVNYMMAKDSVKKRLTGETSEGMSFTEFTYQLVQGYDFLHLYRAKKCTLQMGGSDQWGNITTGTELVRRIESGKAYALTCPLITKADGTKFGKSEGGNIWLDAERTSPYKFYQYWLNTSDVDAEKYIKIFTFLDKETIEKLITEHNEAPHLRVLQKRLAEEITVMVHSREDLENAIAASNAFFSPSMDELKKLDEKTFLEVFDGVSQAEISMEDLNAGLDMIAALAAKTNFLASNSDARRELKQNSISLNKEKVGEDKIITKEDLINNQFLLLQKGKKNYYVIKVK; encoded by the coding sequence ATGAAAAATTTTATTGAAGAAGTGACTTGGAGAGGAATGCTCCACGACGTAATGCCAGGCACAGAAGAACATTTGATGGAGCAGATGCGTGTGGCGTATGTGGGTATTGATCCAACCGCCGATTCATTGCATATAGGACATTTAGTAGGAGTAATGTTGTTGAAACATTTTCAATTAAGTGGTCATAAACCATTGGCTTTAGTAGGCGGAGCAACCGGAATGATTGGTGATCCATCTGGAAAATCTAATGAAAGAAATTTATTAGATGAAGCAACTTTGCGTCACAATCAGGAAGCAATTAAAGCACAATTATCACGCTTTTTAGATTTTACTTCTGCTGAAGCAAATGCGGCTGAATTAGTAAATAACTACGATTGGATGAAAGAGTTTTCATTCTTGGATTTCATTCGTGATGTTGGAAAGCACATTACTGTTAACTACATGATGGCAAAAGATTCTGTAAAGAAACGTTTAACTGGTGAAACTTCAGAAGGAATGTCTTTTACGGAATTTACATACCAATTAGTTCAAGGTTACGATTTTTTACATTTATACCGCGCTAAAAAATGTACATTACAAATGGGTGGAAGCGACCAGTGGGGAAATATTACTACTGGAACTGAATTAGTTCGTAGAATTGAATCAGGAAAAGCATATGCCTTAACTTGTCCGTTGATTACAAAAGCAGATGGAACTAAATTCGGTAAATCAGAAGGTGGTAATATTTGGTTAGATGCGGAAAGAACTTCACCATACAAATTTTACCAATACTGGTTGAATACATCAGATGTAGATGCTGAAAAGTATATTAAGATTTTCACATTCTTAGATAAAGAAACAATTGAAAAATTGATTACAGAACACAATGAAGCACCTCATTTAAGAGTGTTACAAAAACGTTTGGCTGAAGAAATTACGGTTATGGTACATTCTAGAGAAGATTTAGAAAATGCCATTGCAGCTTCAAATGCTTTTTTTAGCCCATCTATGGATGAGTTGAAAAAGTTAGATGAGAAAACGTTTTTAGAAGTGTTTGATGGTGTTTCTCAAGCAGAAATTTCGATGGAAGATTTGAATGCGGGATTGGACATGATTGCAGCATTAGCAGCAAAAACAAATTTCTTAGCTTCTAATAGTGATGCTCGTAGAGAGTTGAAACAAAACTCTATTTCTTTAAATAAAGAAAAAGTAGGCGAGGATAAAATCATTACTAAAGAAGATTTAATCAACAATCAGTTTTTGTTATTACAAAAAGGGAAGAAAAATTATTACGTAATTAAGGTTAAATAA
- a CDS encoding DUF4296 domain-containing protein gives MKNIVFLFFSLLVLSCSKNPVPKPDNLLDEDVMVDIIYDISVLQATDGSMPNKLFENNIKMDQYIFEKYKIDSLTYRQNQNYYAADARKYKKIYKRVIERLEEEKIKLDGTNKDSIGDSKNSNTPLE, from the coding sequence ATGAAAAACATAGTATTTTTATTTTTTAGTTTATTGGTGCTTTCTTGTTCAAAGAATCCAGTGCCTAAGCCAGATAATTTGTTAGACGAAGATGTGATGGTTGATATTATTTATGATATCTCAGTTCTTCAGGCTACAGATGGTTCTATGCCAAATAAGTTGTTTGAGAATAACATTAAAATGGATCAATATATATTTGAAAAATATAAAATTGACAGTTTAACGTATCGTCAGAATCAAAATTACTATGCTGCTGATGCTCGAAAGTATAAAAAGATATATAAAAGAGTAATTGAGAGATTAGAAGAGGAGAAAATAAAATTGGATGGTACTAATAAAGATAGTATTGGTGATTCAAAAAACTCTAATACTCCTTTAGAATAG
- a CDS encoding DUF4271 domain-containing protein, whose amino-acid sequence MLAIQLHDRIIENKDWATILFIICLAIIAINKTISSVRFNEFVRLAYSDKYTKIYRDSSNLMSGFTISMFVLQLISFSFFTLLVLNQFHRAEKNDLIVYIQIFTFLSVFILSKFLIEKIIATAFKIEEFNEQFNLLKVNYRAYFGFILLPVNIILFYNSFDSDWFFWTLLITLITINITTYLVALKLYQNLLLRKIFYFILYLCTLEIAPYYFIYNWFTKN is encoded by the coding sequence ATGTTAGCAATTCAATTACACGACAGAATCATCGAAAACAAAGATTGGGCAACCATCTTGTTTATTATCTGCTTGGCTATAATTGCCATTAACAAAACCATATCTTCTGTTCGATTTAATGAGTTTGTTCGATTGGCTTATTCCGATAAATACACTAAAATTTATCGCGATAGTAGTAACTTGATGAGTGGCTTTACCATTTCGATGTTTGTTTTGCAGTTAATTTCATTTTCGTTTTTTACGCTATTGGTTTTAAATCAATTTCATAGAGCTGAGAAAAACGATTTGATTGTTTATATCCAAATCTTTACTTTTTTGAGTGTTTTTATCCTCTCTAAATTCTTAATTGAGAAAATTATTGCAACAGCATTTAAAATTGAAGAATTTAACGAACAATTTAACTTGTTGAAAGTCAACTACAGAGCTTATTTTGGATTCATTTTATTACCCGTTAATATCATTTTATTCTACAATTCATTTGATTCAGATTGGTTTTTTTGGACATTATTGATTACCCTAATCACCATAAACATCACTACTTACTTGGTTGCATTGAAATTGTATCAAAATTTACTATTACGTAAAATATTTTATTTTATTTTATATCTTTGCACCCTTGAAATAGCACCTTACTATTTTATTTATAATTGGTTTACAAAAAATTAG
- a CDS encoding dihydroorotase has protein sequence MSTVLIRNAKIVNEGNAKIVNEGAIFEGDILIENEFIKEIAEKISPKSSDCVIIDAEGSYVMPGAIDDQVHFREPGLTHKGNIETESRAAVAGGITSFIEQPNTIPNAVTQELLEDKYQIASQKSYANYSFMMGGTNDNLDEVLKTNPRNVAGIKLFLGSSTGNMLVDNPEVLEKIFSSTKMLIAVHCEDEATIKANTEKYREEFGDDIPMKYHHLIRSAEACYLSSSKAIELAKKTGARLHVFHLSTAKEMELFTNKIPLEQKQITAEVCIHHLWFTDADYETKGSLIKWNPAVKTQEDKDALWKALLDDRIDVIATDHAPHTLEEKTNPYTTCPSGGPLVQHAVVAMFEAHLKGKISVEKIVEKMCHNPAKIFKIEKRGFIKEGYYADLAIVNTHLPWVVKKENLLYKCGWSPLEGTNFKSRVTHTFVNGKLVYNNGKVKDLKVGQRLLFEREI, from the coding sequence ATGAGTACAGTTTTAATTCGAAATGCCAAAATTGTTAATGAAGGAAATGCCAAAATTGTTAATGAAGGAGCTATTTTTGAAGGTGATATTTTAATTGAGAATGAATTCATTAAAGAGATTGCCGAAAAAATAAGCCCAAAATCGTCGGATTGCGTTATTATTGATGCGGAAGGAAGTTATGTAATGCCTGGAGCAATTGACGATCAGGTGCATTTTAGAGAGCCAGGACTTACACACAAAGGAAATATCGAAACAGAAAGTAGAGCAGCTGTTGCAGGCGGAATTACTTCTTTTATTGAGCAGCCAAATACAATTCCAAATGCTGTTACTCAAGAACTTTTAGAAGATAAATATCAAATTGCTTCTCAAAAATCGTATGCGAATTATTCGTTTATGATGGGAGGAACCAACGATAACTTAGACGAAGTTTTAAAAACAAATCCAAGAAATGTTGCAGGAATCAAATTGTTTTTGGGTTCTTCAACAGGAAATATGTTGGTAGATAATCCAGAAGTTTTAGAAAAGATTTTCTCTTCAACAAAAATGTTAATTGCGGTTCATTGTGAGGATGAAGCAACTATAAAAGCTAATACTGAAAAATACAGAGAAGAATTTGGAGATGATATTCCAATGAAATATCATCACTTAATTAGAAGTGCAGAAGCTTGTTATTTGTCTTCTTCTAAAGCGATTGAATTAGCTAAAAAAACAGGAGCTCGTTTGCATGTTTTTCATTTGTCAACAGCAAAAGAAATGGAGTTGTTTACCAATAAAATTCCATTAGAGCAAAAACAAATTACTGCCGAAGTATGCATCCATCATTTATGGTTTACCGATGCTGATTATGAAACGAAAGGCTCATTAATCAAATGGAATCCAGCTGTAAAAACACAAGAAGATAAAGATGCGTTATGGAAAGCATTATTGGATGATAGAATTGATGTTATTGCTACTGATCATGCGCCACATACTTTAGAAGAAAAAACAAATCCATATACAACATGTCCTTCTGGAGGGCCATTAGTGCAACATGCTGTTGTGGCAATGTTTGAAGCGCATTTAAAAGGAAAAATTTCAGTTGAAAAAATTGTAGAGAAGATGTGTCATAATCCTGCAAAAATTTTCAAAATCGAAAAAAGAGGTTTTATCAAAGAAGGTTATTATGCCGATTTGGCAATTGTAAATACACATTTACCTTGGGTTGTAAAAAAAGAAAATTTACTTTATAAATGCGGTTGGTCACCATTAGAAGGAACAAATTTTAAATCTAGAGTTACACATACTTTTGTAAACGGAAAACTAGTTTATAATAATGGTAAAGTAAAAGATTTAAAAGTAGGACAACGATTATTATTTGAAAGAGAAATCTAA
- a CDS encoding T9SS type A sorting domain-containing protein, whose translation MKKNYLYIFLFMFLFSFSLQAQESKSSIATKTQEPTIEGLTIYPNPVNSGKIFITTKSSLDKKVEIFNVLGKKVLETVITSKEVNVSNLAAGVYIIKIKEGDATATRKLIIN comes from the coding sequence ATGAAAAAAAATTACTTATATATTTTTCTATTTATGTTTTTGTTTTCTTTTAGCCTACAAGCGCAAGAAAGCAAATCTTCTATTGCAACTAAAACTCAAGAGCCTACAATTGAAGGCTTAACCATTTACCCAAATCCTGTTAACTCTGGCAAAATATTTATCACTACAAAATCCTCATTAGATAAAAAAGTGGAAATTTTTAATGTACTTGGAAAAAAAGTATTAGAGACGGTTATTACTTCTAAAGAAGTAAATGTAAGCAATTTGGCTGCTGGAGTCTACATTATCAAAATAAAAGAAGGCGATGCAACCGCAACAAGAAAACTAATTATCAATTAG
- a CDS encoding LuxE/PaaK family acyltransferase gives MISQEDIFQIGSKKEFEKITLKVFRHQYDNNLVYQQFCNFLKKDKTNVKSLTEIPFLPIQFFKSHDVLSADEPIQQTFTSSGTTGMQTSKHLVTDVSWYEMSYRLGFSEFYGNIEDYCVLALLPSYLEREGSSLIYMVEDLIQSSNHSASGFYLNNYDELISKLIELDNSGHNVILIGVTYALLDLIEKQKFQLKNTIIMETGGMKGKRKEMIREELHTILCNGFGVSKIHSEYGMTELLSQAYSLGDGIFECPPWMQILVRDTEDALTYVSDGKTGGINVIDLANINSCSFIATQDLGKKYPNHSFEVLGRFDNSDIRGCNLMVI, from the coding sequence ATGATTTCACAAGAAGATATTTTCCAAATTGGCTCTAAAAAAGAATTTGAAAAAATTACTTTAAAAGTATTTCGTCATCAGTACGATAACAATTTGGTGTACCAACAATTTTGCAACTTCTTAAAGAAAGACAAAACAAATGTGAAATCCTTAACCGAAATCCCTTTTTTACCCATTCAGTTTTTTAAAAGTCATGATGTTTTAAGTGCTGACGAACCTATTCAACAAACGTTTACCAGTAGCGGTACAACAGGAATGCAAACCAGTAAACATTTGGTTACCGATGTAAGTTGGTACGAAATGAGTTACCGCTTAGGCTTTTCAGAATTCTATGGAAATATAGAAGATTATTGTGTTTTAGCCTTACTTCCATCCTATCTAGAGCGCGAAGGTTCATCATTAATCTACATGGTAGAAGATTTAATTCAAAGTAGTAATCATTCAGCTTCTGGATTTTATTTAAACAATTATGATGAATTGATTTCGAAACTCATTGAGTTGGATAATTCAGGTCACAACGTGATTTTAATTGGTGTTACGTACGCTTTGTTGGATTTAATTGAGAAGCAAAAATTCCAATTAAAAAACACCATCATCATGGAAACCGGCGGCATGAAAGGCAAACGCAAAGAAATGATTCGCGAAGAGTTGCACACCATTTTATGTAATGGATTTGGTGTTTCAAAAATTCACTCTGAATACGGAATGACAGAATTACTTTCTCAAGCGTATTCTTTAGGCGATGGGATTTTCGAATGCCCACCATGGATGCAAATTCTTGTTCGCGATACCGAAGACGCTTTAACGTATGTTTCCGATGGGAAAACAGGTGGGATTAATGTGATTGATTTAGCGAATATTAATTCGTGTTCGTTTATTGCTACGCAAGATTTGGGAAAAAAATATCCCAACCATTCTTTCGAAGTGTTGGGACGTTTTGATAATTCTGATATTCGTGGTTGTAACCTGATGGTTATTTAA
- the pckA gene encoding phosphoenolpyruvate carboxykinase (ATP) yields MDTNAQTTKSISLEKYGIVNVSEIIYNPSYDYLYNEELNPALEGFERGQLSELGAVNVMTGEFTGRSPKDKYIVKDSVTENTIWWNSDKAANDNKPISQDTWNALKETTVKQLSNKKLYVVDAFCGANENTRLKVRFIMEVAWQAHFVKNMFIRPTEAELENFGEPDFIVMNGSKTSFKDYAAHGLNSEVYIAFNLTEKIQLIGGTWYGGEMKKGLFSMMNYYLPLQGIASMHCSANKGKDGDVAVFFGLSGTGKTTLSTDPKRELIGDDEHGWDNDGVFNFEGGCYAKTIDLSKENEPDIYGAIKKDALLENVTVDANGKIDFKDGSVTQNTRVSYPIYHIDNIVWPVSKAGHATKVIFLTADAFGVMPPVSKLTPEQTKYYFLSGFTAKLAGTERGVTQPEPTFSACFGKAFLSLHPTKYGEELVKKMEQHNATAYMVNTGWNGTGKRISIKDTRAIIDAILDGSIEKAETKTVPVFNFVVPTALPNVDTNILDPRNTYADASEWNAKAEDLASRFIKNFVQYTDNEEGKSLVAAGPQL; encoded by the coding sequence ATGGATACGAATGCTCAAACTACGAAATCGATTTCGTTAGAAAAGTACGGAATCGTTAATGTATCAGAAATCATATACAATCCTTCATACGATTATTTATATAATGAAGAATTAAACCCAGCTTTAGAAGGTTTTGAAAGAGGTCAGTTGTCAGAACTTGGCGCGGTTAACGTAATGACAGGTGAATTCACAGGTCGTTCTCCTAAAGACAAATACATTGTTAAAGATAGCGTTACAGAAAACACAATTTGGTGGAATTCTGATAAAGCAGCTAACGACAACAAACCGATCTCGCAAGACACTTGGAATGCTTTAAAAGAAACTACGGTAAAGCAATTATCAAATAAAAAATTATATGTTGTTGACGCTTTTTGTGGTGCAAACGAAAACACAAGATTGAAAGTTCGTTTTATCATGGAAGTAGCATGGCAAGCACACTTTGTGAAAAACATGTTCATCCGTCCAACGGAAGCGGAATTAGAAAACTTTGGTGAGCCAGATTTCATTGTAATGAATGGTTCAAAAACAAGTTTCAAAGATTACGCAGCTCACGGATTAAATTCGGAAGTATATATCGCGTTCAATTTAACTGAGAAAATCCAATTAATTGGAGGAACTTGGTACGGTGGTGAAATGAAAAAAGGATTGTTCTCAATGATGAACTATTACTTACCATTACAAGGAATTGCTTCTATGCACTGTTCGGCTAATAAAGGAAAAGATGGCGATGTTGCTGTTTTCTTCGGATTATCTGGAACAGGTAAAACTACGTTATCAACAGATCCAAAACGTGAATTAATCGGAGACGACGAGCACGGATGGGATAATGACGGTGTTTTCAACTTCGAAGGTGGATGTTATGCAAAAACTATCGATTTAAGTAAAGAAAACGAACCAGACATTTACGGAGCTATCAAAAAAGATGCGTTATTAGAAAACGTAACGGTTGATGCTAATGGAAAAATTGATTTCAAAGATGGTTCAGTTACACAAAATACACGTGTTTCTTATCCAATTTACCATATTGATAACATTGTATGGCCGGTTTCTAAAGCAGGTCACGCTACTAAAGTTATTTTCTTAACAGCAGATGCATTCGGAGTAATGCCTCCAGTTTCTAAATTAACTCCAGAGCAAACTAAATATTACTTCTTATCTGGATTTACAGCTAAATTAGCTGGAACAGAAAGAGGAGTAACACAACCAGAACCAACATTCTCAGCTTGTTTCGGAAAAGCATTCTTATCATTACACCCAACAAAATACGGTGAAGAATTAGTGAAGAAAATGGAGCAACACAATGCTACAGCTTACATGGTTAACACAGGTTGGAACGGAACAGGTAAACGTATTTCAATTAAAGATACAAGAGCTATTATTGATGCTATTTTAGATGGTTCTATCGAAAAAGCGGAAACTAAAACAGTTCCAGTATTTAATTTTGTAGTTCCTACTGCTTTACCAAATGTAGATACTAATATTTTAGACCCTAGAAATACATATGCGGATGCTTCTGAATGGAATGCAAAAGCAGAAGATTTGGCTTCAAGATTCATCAAAAACTTCGTTCAATATACAGACAACGAAGAAGGAAAATCATTAGTAGCAGCTGGTCCTCAATTGTAA
- a CDS encoding T9SS type A sorting domain-containing protein, with the protein MKKLYTLLFVALTGVAFGQASITALNTPYTENFDGMTPTGTTFPTNWSAIRAAGSGTANQTLTMAITDGTANSGTVYNVGTTGNSDRAFGSIASGSTVPAFGMSFTNNTGDQITEFNIALKIEQWRTGSLDTANEVMLFSYSTNATNLSDGTWINATNLNINEILTSTTASAAVDGNATGNNANLNGTVNISSTPWANGSTLWIKWLDDNAAGNDSLLAIDDFSFSATSNVLSSSSFNSIDGLTMYPNPLKGDTLFLTSTANADMSVQIYDVLGKEVVNSKVMNNTVNVSGLNAGVYIVKVTEEGKTATRKLVIQ; encoded by the coding sequence ATGAAAAAACTTTACACTTTATTATTCGTTGCTTTAACAGGAGTTGCTTTTGGACAAGCTTCAATTACTGCACTTAACACCCCTTACACTGAAAACTTTGACGGAATGACCCCAACAGGAACGACATTCCCAACAAATTGGTCAGCAATTAGAGCGGCGGGCTCTGGAACTGCAAATCAAACTCTTACCATGGCTATTACTGATGGAACTGCTAACTCTGGAACTGTATATAACGTTGGAACAACAGGGAATTCAGATAGAGCTTTTGGGTCAATAGCATCTGGATCAACAGTTCCTGCATTTGGTATGTCTTTTACAAATAACACCGGTGATCAAATTACTGAATTTAATATCGCATTAAAAATAGAACAGTGGAGAACTGGTAGTCTTGATACAGCAAACGAAGTTATGCTTTTTTCTTATAGCACTAATGCTACTAATTTAAGTGATGGCACATGGATTAACGCAACAAATCTTAACATAAATGAAATCCTTACTTCAACAACTGCTTCAGCGGCTGTAGATGGAAATGCAACAGGGAATAATGCGAATCTAAATGGAACTGTAAATATAAGTTCAACTCCTTGGGCAAATGGTTCAACTTTATGGATTAAATGGCTTGATGATAATGCTGCTGGAAACGACAGTTTATTAGCTATTGATGATTTTTCATTCAGTGCGACTTCTAATGTTCTTTCATCTTCATCATTTAATTCAATCGATGGTTTAACAATGTATCCAAACCCATTAAAAGGAGACACTTTATTTTTAACTTCAACTGCTAATGCAGATATGTCAGTTCAAATTTATGATGTATTAGGCAAAGAAGTTGTAAACTCGAAAGTAATGAACAACACTGTAAATGTTTCTGGTTTAAATGCTGGAGTTTACATTGTAAAAGTTACTGAAGAAGGTAAAACTGCTACAAGAAAATTAGTTATTCAATAA
- a CDS encoding uroporphyrinogen-III synthase, which produces MKVKTILVSQPEPKVENSPYFELQNKLKVKVDFRPFIHVEGVPAKEVRAQKIDLNNYTAIILTSRNAVDHFFRVAEEMRYKVPEDLKYFCQSEAVAFYLQRYVVYRKRKIYVGQKDFADLAPLIKKYKDEKFLLPNTDQLNADVPQTLDGLKVEWKQGIFYRTVMSDLSDLKDVYYDILAFFSPTGIKSLFKNFPDFQQNNTRIAVFGETTKKEALEHGLRVDIMAPSPGTPSMTGALEKYVAEANKGK; this is translated from the coding sequence TTGAAAGTGAAAACAATATTAGTTTCACAACCAGAGCCTAAAGTAGAAAATTCTCCGTATTTTGAGCTTCAAAATAAACTGAAAGTAAAGGTTGATTTTCGACCTTTCATCCATGTAGAAGGTGTTCCTGCTAAAGAAGTTCGCGCTCAAAAAATCGACTTAAATAATTATACTGCCATCATATTAACCAGTAGAAACGCTGTAGATCACTTTTTCAGAGTAGCTGAGGAAATGCGTTACAAAGTGCCAGAAGATTTAAAATATTTCTGTCAGTCTGAAGCGGTTGCTTTTTACTTACAACGTTATGTAGTATATAGAAAGAGAAAAATTTATGTGGGTCAAAAAGACTTCGCTGATTTAGCTCCGCTAATTAAAAAATATAAAGACGAAAAATTCTTATTACCAAATACCGACCAATTAAACGCCGATGTTCCACAAACATTAGATGGATTAAAAGTAGAATGGAAACAAGGTATTTTCTACAGAACAGTAATGAGTGATTTATCAGACTTAAAAGATGTTTATTATGACATTTTAGCGTTCTTTAGTCCAACAGGAATTAAATCGTTATTTAAAAACTTCCCTGATTTTCAACAAAACAACACTAGAATTGCTGTTTTTGGAGAAACCACTAAAAAAGAAGCTTTAGAACACGGTTTACGTGTTGACATCATGGCGCCAAGTCCTGGAACACCATCGATGACAGGAGCTTTAGAGAAATATGTAGCTGAAGCCAATAAAGGAAAATAA
- a CDS encoding NAD-dependent epimerase/dehydratase family protein, whose protein sequence is MILVTGATGLVGSHLLVKLLQENEEVKALFRSEKQIDNVKNVFSFYNQVALFDKINWVKGDITDIPSLELAFKDVDYVYHCAALVSFDPNDEDELRKINIEGTANIVNCCIDFGVKKLCHVSSIAALGDPKEHETTITEETEWNPEELHSDYAITKYGAEMEVFRGHQEGLEVVIVNPGVIFGFGFPKKGSGVIIQSVKSGNPFYTKGNVGIVAVEDVVKCMIQLMKSNCNGERFTLVGENIETKKLLEFIAEELKVKNPSIEATKSMTSIAWRVDWLISKILNRKRKLTKNTVAASHSKYHFDTSKIKNEINIDFQKKEDYLKSILKEY, encoded by the coding sequence ATGATTTTAGTCACAGGAGCAACAGGATTAGTAGGTTCGCATTTATTGGTTAAACTTCTTCAAGAAAACGAAGAAGTAAAAGCCTTGTTTCGTTCTGAAAAACAAATTGATAACGTAAAAAATGTCTTTTCTTTTTACAATCAAGTAGCACTTTTTGATAAAATCAATTGGGTAAAAGGCGATATTACTGATATTCCTTCGCTAGAATTAGCGTTTAAAGATGTTGATTATGTTTATCATTGTGCTGCATTAGTTTCGTTTGATCCAAATGATGAGGATGAACTTAGAAAAATAAACATAGAAGGAACTGCAAACATTGTAAATTGTTGTATTGACTTTGGCGTAAAAAAACTTTGTCATGTAAGTTCAATTGCTGCTTTAGGCGATCCAAAAGAACATGAAACAACAATTACAGAAGAAACTGAGTGGAACCCAGAAGAATTACATAGTGATTACGCCATTACGAAGTATGGTGCCGAAATGGAAGTTTTTAGAGGTCATCAAGAAGGCTTAGAAGTTGTAATTGTAAATCCTGGTGTTATTTTTGGTTTTGGTTTTCCCAAAAAAGGAAGTGGCGTAATTATTCAATCTGTAAAAAGTGGCAATCCATTTTATACAAAAGGAAATGTTGGAATTGTTGCAGTTGAAGATGTAGTAAAATGCATGATACAACTTATGAAAAGCAATTGTAATGGAGAGCGATTTACTTTAGTTGGAGAAAATATCGAAACTAAGAAATTACTAGAATTTATTGCTGAAGAGTTAAAAGTAAAGAACCCTAGTATTGAAGCTACAAAATCGATGACATCTATTGCTTGGCGAGTTGATTGGTTAATTTCGAAAATTTTGAACAGAAAAAGGAAGCTAACAAAAAATACTGTGGCAGCTTCGCACTCAAAATATCATTTTGACACTTCAAAAATAAAAAATGAAATTAATATAGATTTTCAAAAAAAAGAAGATTATTTAAAATCTATTCTAAAGGAGTATTAG
- a CDS encoding polyprenol monophosphomannose synthase, giving the protein MAQGIVVIPTFNEIENIEAIVKAVLTLPTPFHVLIVDDNSPDGTATKVKEMQEEFPNRLHLKVRMKKSGLGTAYVAGFKWALSHGYDYIFEMDADFSHNPNDLEKLLAACENGADVAIGSRYSNGVNVVNWPLSRVLLSYFASVYVRMITGMKIADATAGFKCYRRQVLEAINLDKIKFVGYAFQIEMKYRAFVKNFKIVEVPIIFTDRTKGQSKMSGGIIREAVVGVIMLRLRKIFNRL; this is encoded by the coding sequence ATGGCCCAGGGTATTGTTGTAATTCCAACTTTTAACGAAATTGAAAATATTGAAGCAATTGTAAAGGCAGTTTTGACTTTGCCTACTCCTTTTCATGTTTTAATCGTAGATGACAATTCGCCTGATGGAACAGCTACAAAAGTGAAAGAAATGCAAGAAGAATTTCCAAATCGATTGCATCTAAAAGTACGTATGAAAAAATCAGGTTTAGGTACGGCTTATGTGGCGGGGTTTAAATGGGCGCTTTCTCATGGATATGATTATATTTTTGAAATGGATGCCGATTTTTCTCACAATCCAAATGATTTAGAAAAGTTGTTAGCTGCTTGTGAAAATGGTGCAGATGTTGCCATTGGTTCCCGATATTCTAATGGAGTTAATGTGGTAAATTGGCCTTTGAGTCGTGTTTTGCTATCTTATTTTGCTTCCGTTTATGTTCGAATGATAACGGGCATGAAAATTGCAGATGCTACTGCAGGATTCAAATGTTACAGAAGACAAGTATTAGAAGCGATCAATTTGGATAAAATAAAATTTGTGGGTTATGCGTTTCAGATTGAAATGAAATATCGCGCTTTCGTAAAGAATTTTAAAATTGTTGAAGTGCCTATCATTTTTACCGATAGAACAAAAGGACAATCAAAAATGAGTGGAGGAATTATACGCGAAGCCGTAGTTGGAGTAATAATGTTGAGGTTAAGAAAAATATTTAATAGATTATAA
- a CDS encoding DUF423 domain-containing protein, with translation MDKKILLVAAILGVTAIILGAFGAHGLKKVLSVEQLATFEVGVRYQMYHALFLFFIGTFSFLGEKERSIIFYLTIIGVLFFSGSIYFLATNTVTNLKTKFLGPITPIGGLFLVSAWGYLFYAVLSKKH, from the coding sequence ATGGATAAGAAAATACTGTTGGTTGCGGCTATTTTAGGGGTAACAGCAATAATTTTAGGAGCATTTGGTGCTCACGGATTAAAGAAAGTACTTTCGGTGGAGCAATTGGCAACATTTGAAGTTGGGGTACGTTATCAAATGTATCACGCGTTGTTTCTTTTTTTTATAGGAACTTTTTCTTTTTTAGGAGAGAAAGAACGTTCTATCATTTTTTATTTAACAATTATTGGAGTTTTGTTTTTTTCAGGCTCGATTTATTTTTTAGCAACAAATACTGTTACGAATTTAAAGACGAAATTTTTAGGACCGATAACGCCAATAGGTGGGCTGTTCTTAGTTTCGGCTTGGGGATACTTATTTTACGCTGTTTTATCTAAAAAACACTAA